A stretch of DNA from Sphingomonas ginkgonis:
CATGTGCCGGTGAAGCGACATGACCGTGCGGCCCGCCGTTTCGGTGAACCACCCCGGCACCACCGCGTGGACGAGACACGCCGCCCCCGCGCCGATCATCCGGCAACCGATGGCGACCGCCCCTGCGCCGTGGCCGGCCCAGCTCATCCCCAGCGTGCGTGGATGAGCGACGAACAGCTTGTCCCAAGAGGACGCCTTGCGACTCACGATCCCTCCGTCCTTGGTGGCCCCGGCAGGACTCGAACCTGCGACCTGCGGTTTAGGAAACCGTCGCTCTATCCTGCTGAGCTACGGAGCCACCCGTCCCGGATAAGAGGCGGCGCCCGGAAGATCAATCGACCACGACGGGCGAAGGAATGACTCGCCGGTGGTTCAGCGCGGGGACCCGCGACCGTGTCGCCGCGATCTGTTCCAGCTGCACGTCGACGAACGCCAGTCCGGGCTGATCCTCCATCTCGAGCAGCACTTCGCCCCACGGTCCGGTCACCAGAGAATGCCCATAGGTCTCCCTCCCATCCTCGTGGCGACCAGCCTGAGCGGCGGCGACGACGAACACACCCGCCTCGATCGCACGCGCCCGCAGGAGGATTTGCCAGTGCGCCTGACCGGTCGGGACCGTGAAGGCCGCGGGCACGGCGATCGTGTCCGCGCCGGCCTCAGCCAGCGAGGCGAACAAGGCGGGGAAACGCAGGTCGTAGCAGATCGTCAGGCCCAGGGCGCCCACGGGCGTGTTGCGCACCACGGTCGTCGCGTCGCCCGCTTCGTAGGACGCCGACTCCCGCCAGCTTTCGCCGGTCGGAAGGTCGACGTCGAACAGGTGCATCTTGTCGTACCGCGCCCTGATCGCGCCCGTGTCGTCGATCAGGAAGGAGCGGTTCGCGAGCTTTCCAGCGGCCGTGCGGACGGCCAGCGAGCCGAGATGTACCCAGATCCCGTGCCGCGCCGCCGCCTCGCGCGCATCGGCAAGAACCCGATCCTCCCCTTCGCTCCGCAGCCGGGTTGCCGAACGCGCGCGGTCACGATCGAGGAGGTTGCTCATCTCGGGCGTGAACAGCATCGCCGCGCCGCCCGCCGTAGCGCGCGACACGGCATCCGTCAGGGCATCGGCGTTGCGGTCCGGATCGATCCCGGTCTGCGCTTGGTAGAGAGCGATGAGGGCCATCAGGCCGCCAGCAGTTCGTCGAGACGCCCCTGGCGCTCGAGGGCGAACAGATCGTCGCAGCCGCCGACATGCTGGTCGTCGATGAAGATCTGCGGAACCGTCATTCGGCCCGCCCGCTGGA
This window harbors:
- a CDS encoding carbon-nitrogen hydrolase family protein, which produces MALIALYQAQTGIDPDRNADALTDAVSRATAGGAAMLFTPEMSNLLDRDRARSATRLRSEGEDRVLADAREAAARHGIWVHLGSLAVRTAAGKLANRSFLIDDTGAIRARYDKMHLFDVDLPTGESWRESASYEAGDATTVVRNTPVGALGLTICYDLRFPALFASLAEAGADTIAVPAAFTVPTGQAHWQILLRARAIEAGVFVVAAAQAGRHEDGRETYGHSLVTGPWGEVLLEMEDQPGLAFVDVQLEQIAATRSRVPALNHRRVIPSPVVVD
- a CDS encoding DUF6356 family protein — its product is MSRKASSWDKLFVAHPRTLGMSWAGHGAGAVAIGCRMIGAGAACLVHAVVPGWFTETAGRTVMSLHRHMTQRRAGASDPQAWPEYEI